The following are encoded together in the Effusibacillus lacus genome:
- a CDS encoding TRAP transporter small permease codes for MGVLVSALNRIMRFLVNILLFAMVMAVFLQVLFRFLIDQPLAWTEELARYLLIWITFLGSAYAMSVRAHIGTDYILNYLSPGLKKIVLVLGTAASCLFFGIMAIEGYTLAMRGMVQTSPTLQLPMGLVYSVIPISGALLIVNLLHVAWQDYNRIGGDQ; via the coding sequence GTGGGAGTATTGGTTTCAGCACTTAACAGAATCATGCGGTTTCTTGTGAACATCCTGTTGTTTGCCATGGTGATGGCAGTGTTTTTGCAAGTGTTGTTCCGGTTTCTGATTGATCAACCCCTGGCGTGGACAGAAGAGTTGGCTCGCTATCTGCTCATCTGGATTACTTTTCTGGGGTCGGCGTACGCAATGTCAGTCAGGGCGCATATCGGCACGGACTATATTTTGAACTACCTTTCCCCCGGTTTGAAGAAAATCGTTTTGGTGCTGGGGACGGCGGCCAGTTGTCTGTTCTTCGGCATCATGGCAATCGAAGGATATACGTTGGCCATGCGGGGGATGGTGCAGACATCCCCGACCCTGCAATTGCCCATGGGCCTTGTCTATTCGGTTATTCCCATCAGCGGAGCGCTTCTGATTGTCAATCTTCTGCATGTGGCGTGGCAGGATTACAACCGGATCGGGGGTGACCAGTAA
- a CDS encoding TRAP transporter substrate-binding protein, giving the protein MKRKWTAALTVLLGAALTLTACGGGKQQTTTGTSKDDGKTYTFKAGHSLTENHPYHLSLKQLKENVEKRTNGKVKIEVYPLSQLGAERELTEALSLGTADMSISSTAPIANFYPAIGVVDLPFLFGSREHATKVLDGKVGQDLLKGLEKSGIIGLAWGENGFRHITNSKKEIKSPEDLKGIKIRTQENKIHIAAFEALGAKPTPMAWTEALTALQQGVVEAQENPAIVADQYKLYESKQTFMSLTGHVYSPAVFMFSKSKWDTLPPDIQKIIAEEAKAAAKFEREQIAKMEEESLKKLKEKGVKIFENVDKKPFRDAIKPVYEKYESQFGKKLIEDIVNTK; this is encoded by the coding sequence AATGGACAGCGGCATTGACGGTTTTGTTGGGGGCAGCATTGACTCTGACCGCTTGCGGTGGTGGAAAGCAGCAAACCACAACCGGGACGTCCAAAGATGACGGGAAAACTTATACATTTAAGGCGGGGCACTCCCTGACGGAGAATCATCCCTACCATTTGTCCTTGAAACAATTGAAAGAAAACGTAGAAAAGCGAACCAACGGCAAAGTCAAGATCGAGGTGTATCCCTTGAGCCAATTGGGGGCGGAAAGGGAATTGACGGAGGCATTGTCGCTGGGTACCGCTGACATGTCCATATCCTCGACGGCACCGATTGCCAACTTCTATCCGGCCATTGGCGTGGTGGATTTGCCGTTCCTGTTTGGGAGCCGGGAACATGCGACGAAGGTGCTTGACGGCAAGGTCGGTCAGGACTTGCTGAAAGGATTGGAAAAATCGGGTATCATCGGCCTTGCATGGGGAGAGAACGGTTTCCGCCACATTACCAACAGCAAGAAAGAAATCAAGAGCCCTGAAGACCTGAAAGGCATCAAGATCCGAACCCAGGAAAACAAGATCCATATTGCCGCGTTTGAAGCATTGGGTGCCAAACCGACTCCGATGGCTTGGACAGAAGCGTTGACCGCCCTGCAGCAGGGAGTTGTCGAGGCGCAGGAGAATCCGGCCATTGTGGCAGACCAATACAAACTGTACGAGTCGAAACAGACCTTCATGTCCCTTACCGGCCATGTGTATTCGCCGGCCGTGTTCATGTTCAGCAAGTCGAAGTGGGACACGCTCCCGCCCGACATTCAGAAGATCATCGCAGAAGAAGCCAAAGCGGCAGCCAAGTTTGAGCGGGAACAGATTGCCAAGATGGAAGAGGAATCGCTAAAGAAACTGAAAGAGAAAGGCGTAAAAATATTCGAGAATGTGGACAAGAAACCCTTCCGCGACGCCATCAAGCCGGTCTATGAAAAGTATGAGAGCCAGTTCGGCAAAAAGTTGATTGAAGATATCGTGAATACGAAGTAG